One Bacillaceae bacterium S4-13-56 DNA segment encodes these proteins:
- a CDS encoding nucleotide sugar dehydrogenase yields MEKICIIGLGYIGLPTSIMFAKSGHQVHGVDVNESVVKKLANKELHIEEPGLQEALNEVIDSGHLTVSTKPVESDVYIIAVPSPITEEKTANLDYVRAGTQAVVPYVKKGDLVILESTVPPRTVEDVMMPVLAESGLDVENDLYISHSPERVIPGKIFQELEQNDRIVGGINQESSERTKKLYQTFVKGEFHLTDATTAELVKVIENTYRDINIAYANELAKISDQIGVNVWEAIKLANFHPRVNIHQPGPGVGGHCIAVDPWFIVELQPELAKMIHLARTTNDDMPAYTVQRIQEILKENQVVQPKVALLGLSFKGNVDDMRESPSLTIMEHLNKTNIDYRVYDPYIKDIRVPHQEFSLEDTVRGADMVVILTDHNIFKTYVPEEVAVLMNTAIVYDTKNCIDEDAWRNAGFVYNRLGDAKNR; encoded by the coding sequence ATGGAGAAAATTTGTATTATTGGTCTTGGCTATATTGGACTGCCAACATCGATTATGTTTGCGAAAAGCGGACATCAGGTTCATGGTGTAGATGTAAATGAGTCTGTTGTAAAGAAACTTGCAAATAAAGAATTGCATATAGAAGAGCCGGGGTTACAGGAGGCACTTAATGAAGTAATCGATTCAGGACATCTTACAGTTTCAACGAAGCCTGTAGAGTCCGATGTCTATATTATTGCTGTCCCATCTCCGATTACAGAGGAGAAAACAGCAAATCTCGATTATGTTCGCGCGGGAACTCAAGCCGTTGTTCCTTATGTGAAAAAAGGGGACCTAGTGATTCTAGAATCAACCGTTCCTCCTCGTACAGTTGAGGACGTGATGATGCCTGTTTTAGCTGAATCTGGTCTAGATGTAGAGAATGACTTATATATCTCTCACTCTCCTGAACGAGTGATTCCAGGAAAGATCTTTCAAGAATTGGAACAAAACGATCGTATCGTGGGCGGAATTAACCAAGAGTCTAGCGAACGCACGAAGAAGTTATATCAAACGTTTGTTAAAGGGGAATTCCATCTTACAGATGCCACTACAGCAGAACTTGTAAAAGTTATTGAAAATACGTACCGCGACATTAATATTGCCTATGCCAATGAGCTGGCCAAAATTAGTGACCAAATCGGTGTCAACGTGTGGGAAGCCATCAAGCTTGCAAACTTCCACCCACGTGTCAATATTCATCAGCCTGGCCCTGGAGTGGGAGGCCACTGTATTGCAGTTGACCCATGGTTTATCGTTGAGCTTCAACCAGAGTTGGCAAAAATGATTCACTTGGCACGTACAACCAATGATGATATGCCTGCTTATACGGTCCAACGTATTCAAGAGATTTTAAAGGAAAATCAAGTTGTCCAACCAAAAGTTGCGTTGCTAGGTTTATCCTTTAAAGGAAATGTAGATGATATGAGAGAGAGTCCTTCCTTAACAATTATGGAGCATCTCAACAAGACTAATATCGATTATCGTGTCTACGATCCTTATATAAAGGATATTCGAGTGCCACATCAGGAGTTTTCTTTAGAAGATACGGTAAGAGGGGCAGATATGGTCGTTATTTTAACGGATCATAATATCTTTAAGACATATGTCCCAGAGGAAGTGGCTGTGCTAATGAATACAGCCATCGTATACGACACGAAAAACTGCATCGACGAAGACGCATGGCGTAATGCCGGTTTTGTTTATAACCGTCTTGGCGATGCAAAAAACAGGTGA
- a CDS encoding WecB/TagA/CpsF family glycosyltransferase, which yields MPVLFITVLAMQKTGESMGKQEEILGVKVSNETYDSLKKQLFHNIEEKKQSFIVAVNPEKIIKAQEDEQLKELINTADYQIPDGVGVLIASKLQGGSISNRITGIDLMTVLLEEAAHKGAKVFLYGGKPGVADQASHEISRRYPDIQIVGVLDGYIQEQDILLEEINQANADILFVALGSPKQEEWIRANKSKLNVSIFQGVGGSFDVFAGNIKRAPALFRRFGLEWLYRLLAEPWRWKRQLALPMFLLKVLRARK from the coding sequence ATGCCGGTTTTGTTTATAACCGTCTTGGCGATGCAAAAAACAGGTGAGTCTATGGGTAAACAGGAAGAAATACTTGGAGTGAAAGTCTCCAATGAAACCTATGATAGCTTAAAGAAACAATTATTTCATAACATAGAAGAAAAAAAACAATCCTTTATTGTGGCTGTGAATCCAGAAAAGATTATTAAAGCTCAAGAGGATGAACAGCTAAAGGAACTGATTAATACAGCAGATTATCAAATTCCTGATGGTGTTGGTGTGTTAATTGCCTCCAAGCTTCAAGGAGGATCCATTTCCAATCGAATTACTGGAATTGATTTGATGACCGTATTACTAGAAGAAGCTGCACATAAGGGCGCCAAGGTTTTCCTTTATGGTGGAAAACCAGGAGTAGCTGATCAAGCAAGTCATGAGATTTCCCGTCGATACCCTGACATTCAAATTGTTGGGGTGCTAGACGGATACATACAAGAGCAAGACATCCTCCTAGAAGAAATCAATCAAGCAAATGCAGATATCCTCTTTGTGGCATTGGGAAGCCCGAAACAAGAGGAATGGATTCGTGCGAACAAAAGTAAATTAAATGTGTCTATCTTCCAGGGAGTCGGAGGATCATTTGACGTATTTGCTGGAAATATTAAACGAGCTCCAGCTTTATTTCGTAGATTTGGATTAGAGTGGCTCTATCGCTTACTTGCTGAACCATGGAGATGGAAGAGGCAGCTCGCTTTACCGATGTTTTTATTAAAAGTTTTAAGAGCAAGGAAATAG
- a CDS encoding MraY family glycosyltransferase, with protein sequence MIYIWAVLVCLVAALIITPFVKKLAIKIGAVDQPNARKVHTQIMPRLGGLAIYLSFLLGYLVFNPDGFAYWPLLAGATIIIITGVLDDMFQLSAKMKLVGQIAAASVTIMGGIQIEFITMPLVGRIDFGYLAIPITLLWIVGITNAINLIDGLDGLAAGVSAIALFTISAMAISMGNTFVAMVGLIVLGSTLGFLRYNFYPAKLFMGDTGALFLGYIISVLAIMGLFKNVTFFSLLVPIIILGVPILDTLFAIIRRIIQKKPLSAPDKFHLHHCLINLGYSHRQAVIVIYALSALFSIAAIVFTRATMWGATLMLITLLIMIELIVEVTGLISKEYRPILNWIDTQRAKIK encoded by the coding sequence ATGATCTATATATGGGCTGTTTTAGTTTGCCTAGTGGCGGCTTTGATCATAACACCATTTGTGAAGAAATTAGCGATAAAAATTGGTGCTGTTGATCAACCGAATGCAAGAAAAGTACACACACAAATAATGCCCCGTTTAGGTGGCTTAGCAATCTATTTAAGCTTTTTACTAGGATATCTTGTTTTCAATCCTGACGGGTTTGCCTATTGGCCATTACTGGCTGGTGCAACCATCATCATCATTACAGGTGTTCTTGATGATATGTTTCAGCTATCGGCTAAAATGAAATTAGTGGGTCAAATTGCAGCAGCATCAGTGACTATAATGGGTGGTATACAAATTGAATTCATCACTATGCCTCTTGTGGGCCGAATTGATTTTGGATACTTAGCCATTCCTATTACTTTGCTGTGGATTGTTGGAATTACCAATGCTATTAATCTAATTGATGGACTTGATGGGCTCGCTGCAGGTGTATCCGCTATAGCTTTATTTACAATCTCCGCTATGGCAATTTCCATGGGAAATACATTTGTAGCCATGGTTGGTTTAATCGTGTTAGGAAGTACCTTAGGGTTTCTTCGATATAATTTCTATCCTGCCAAACTCTTTATGGGGGATACGGGTGCCTTATTCCTAGGCTATATAATTAGTGTTCTAGCAATAATGGGACTCTTTAAGAATGTAACGTTCTTCTCTCTGCTCGTTCCTATTATCATTCTTGGAGTACCAATTCTAGATACACTATTTGCAATCATCCGGAGAATTATTCAGAAAAAACCACTTTCTGCACCTGATAAATTTCACTTGCATCATTGCCTAATTAACCTTGGATATTCTCACAGACAAGCGGTTATTGTGATATACGCTCTTAGTGCTTTATTCAGCATCGCAGCTATCGTATTTACAAGAGCAACGATGTGGGGTGCAACGTTGATGCTTATTACCTTATTGATCATGATTGAGCTCATCGTGGAAGTCACAGGATTGATTAGTAAGGAATATCGCCCAATTTTGAATTGGATCGATACTCAAAGAGCAAAAATAAAGTAA